The stretch of DNA GGTTGGATCATTTGCCGGGGATTTCAAAGAGTTCTTCCGCAGATTCATCTTCATCCCCTCGGATGAAGGAAGGCATTTGCAGGTCCAGCATCGCTTTTCGTTCGAGCGAGATACTCAGAAGCTCATTTTCGGTATAAAGTTCTAAGTGTGCCCCCTCGGGAATGGGTTCGCTCGAGTCTATGACCCGCAACACGCCACCCTCCTTGACGACAGTGATACTCATAATGGTGCATGATACTCCCTGATCTGTCTCCGGGTCAATTCTCCCGGATTGCCCCCCTCGTGAACTCCACGATACCACGCCACGGTTTGTGACAACGTGGTGGCAAAATCCCATCGCGGTGACCAGCCCAACAGATGATGGGCCTTGTCCCAGACGAGATTGAGCTTCCCGGCCTCGTGGGGGGCGTTCGGGTCGGAGCGGTCCTCCCAGGTGCCTGGCCAATGTTTGAGTATTTCCTCGACCAGCTCTTCGACCGTCTTGTTGGATTCCAGATGGGGACCGAAGTTGAAGGCGGCGCAGAGCTCTGCCGTTGAAGGGTTGAAGGGTTGAGAGGTCGAGGGGATTCCACCTTTAAATCCTTCAACGCCGCCTGCGGCGGCATTCACCCCATCAACACTTGCGGCGAGACGAGCCGCAAGGAGGAGATAACCGGACAGAGGCTCCAACACGTGCTGCCAGGGACGGGTGGAGATTTTGTTGCGCACGGGCACCGGATGTCCGGAAGCAAGGGCGCGGATGGCGTCGGGCACAATACGGTCCATAGCCCAATCCCCGCCCCCGATGACATTGCCCGCCCGGGCCGAGGCAACGAAGCACGATGCACGAAGCCCTTCATCTTCGAAAAACGAATTCCGCCAGGAAGCAATGGCGATCTCCGCCGCGCCTTTGCTCGAACTGTAGGGATCGTGGCCGCCGAGCGGATCCACTTCCCGGTAGCCGTGCAACCACTCACGGTTTTCGTACACTTTGTCGGTGGTGATGAGGACCGCGACGGTCGTCACCTTGCTCAAGTTTGAGTCGGAAGTTGAAACTCCCCTTAAACTTGCGGCTTTGGCTTCTTGAAGTGCCCTCAGCGCTTCAAGAACATGGATGGTGCCCATGACGTTGGTTTCCCAGGTCTCCACCGGGGTGCTGTAGGACAAGCGGACCAAGGGTTGGGCGGCCAGGTGGAAGACGAAGTCGGGCGAAATTTCCAATACGGTCTTTTTCACCGAAGCCCCGTCGCGGATGTCACCTCGGCGGTCATTCATTCGGGAGGCGAGTCCCAGTTGATCGAAGAGACAGGGCGAGGACACGGGCTCCGGCAGGCTGAAGCCATGGACCTTGGCCCCGAGGGAGAGGAGCCACTCACAGAGCCAGGCCCCTTTGAATCCGGTGTGGCCGGTCACGAAAACGTTCTTTCCAAGGAACGTTTTCGTGAGTTGAAGTTGTGAATTTAAGTTTAAGAGGGAACTCATTTTAAGACATCCGGGGTTTTCAGGCTTCTGGTAAACGCATAAAGTATGTGCGAAAAATCCGCACGTTCACGCAGATAAGTTTCCAACTCGGCACCGGTTGCGACCGCCAACTCCCAGGCAATCATCAACTGCGATCTAAGTTCACCAAGTGGGCCCCGGGCGATGCCCACAAAACGGGCAAATTCCGCAGGAAAGTTTCGTTCCGCCCGTTCTGCGATTTTGGAGGGCACACTGATGGCGGTTCGTAAAATCCGGCCTCGTAGTGCAAAGAAACGGCAATCAATGAACACACGACAAACGTAGACGGTCGGTTTGTGGGCTCTTTCCCAAATTTCCAGATCCTCAAAGCCTCTGCTCATGACAATCCGCTCTAACTTAAAATTACAACTTCAAGACGCGACAGAGCCGCGTCACCAAACCTTCCAAGGCGCTTTCCCGCTGTTCCAAAGTTCTTCAAGGTGATTCTTATCCCGGAGGGTATCCATCGGCTGCCAGAATCCTTCGTGCTTGAAGGCCCTCATCTGGCCTTCGGCGGCCAATCGCTCCATGGGCTCCTTTTCCCAAAGCGTTCCATCACCCTCCACATGCCCGAGAACCGAGGGATCGAGGACAAAAAAACCACCGTTGATCCAGGAGCCGTCTCCCTTGGGTTTCTCTTGGAAGGCAACCATTTCGTCCCCGTCTAGTTGCAGCGCACCGAATCTCCCGCTGGGCTGCACGGCGGTCAAAGTGGCCTTTTTCCCATGGGCCTTGTGGAAGGCGATAAGCGCCTTGATGTCAACATCCCCCACACCATCTCCATAGGTCATACAGAAGGCACCGTCCTGCACATAAGGAGCGATCCGCTTCAGCCGCCCACCGGTCATCGTGTCTTCACCCGTGTCGACGATGGTGACCCGCCAAGGCTCGGTGCGTTTTTCATGTACTTCCATTTTATTGTCCCGCATGTCAAAGGTTACATCGGATTGGTGGAGAAAATAATTGGCGAAATATTCTTTGATCAGGTATCCCCGGTAACCCGCGCAAATGACAAAGTCATGGATGCCGTGGGCCGAGTAAATCTTCATGATGTGCCAAAGGATGGGATAATTCCCGATCTGGACCATGGGCTTGGGCTTGAGGGAGGTTTCTTCGCTGAGTCGGGTGCCCAAACCTCCGGCCAAAAGAACTGCTTTCATATCTACAACCTATTGAAGAAAGCGAAATCTGGAAACCGGAAACTTAATGGCCCGCTCCGGGCCATACGTCGACCCGGTCCAGAGCCGCTTCGGAGGGGATTCGCCAGCTCATTGGTGAAGTCACGGCACGCCGTCCGGGCGATTCTTAACGGGATGCCCGGGGACCATGCGTTTTCGTTCATCAGCCACTTCCACCCTGTCGGCTTCGGGGTTGTCATTCCTTGGAAACCCCTATTAGTCTAAGCAGATGATATTGCTTTTGGGAGCTTCCGGTTACATAGGTTCGGCATTCCAAACGCACTACCGTTCCAGGAACCTTGATTTCAAGGCTGTTTCCCTGACCCATTCACCTGACCCAAGGGAATCACTGGCCAAAGCCATCCGGGAGCTCCGCCCCACTTTCTTGGTCAATTGCGCGGGCTTTACAGGGAAACCCAATGTGGACGCAGCAGAAGACCGCAAGGCCGAGTGCCTGGAGGTCAACACCCATCTCCCAAGCATGATTGCCCAAATATGCGCCGATCACCAATTGCCCTGGGGTCACGTTTCTTCGGGCTGCATTTATACCGGCAGCAAATCCTGCGGCTCGGGATTTTCCGAGGAAGACCCACCCAACTTCGATTTCCGCCACAACAACTGCAGTTTCTACAGCGGCTCCAAAGCCCTGGCCGAAGAAGTTCTCAAAGAAGCCCCCAACTGTTTCCTCTGGCGACTCCGCATTCCCTTCAATGAGTTCGACCATCCTCGCAATTACCTCACCAAACTCATGCGCTACTCCCGTCTCCTCGATGTGCGCAACTCCATTTCCCAGGTAGACGATTTCGTCCGGGCCTGTTGTGAAACCTGGTCCAAACGGCTTCCCTATGGCACCTACAATATGACCAATCCCGGCTCGGTCACCACCCGCGAGGTGGCCGCCCTCATTGAAAAATACGGTCTTGGACGCCCCGGAGGCTTCCAGTTTTTCGAGTCCGAGGATGAATTCATGCAACTGGCCGCGACCACACCGCGGGCCAGTTGCGTTCTTGACTCATCCAAGTTGGCTACGCATGGCATCGTTCTCAGGGAAGTACATGACTCCATCGAATGGTGTTTGAAGAACTGGCGCCCGGCCGCCCCTTGACCAGCGCCACGTCCCTGCCCTTATGCCACCGGGCACGGAACGAGAACCGACAGACACGACAAAACAAAGGCTACACCCTGACGGGTCTTGTTCGGTATCCAAATCTTCCCCGAAGCCCCTCTCCAACCCATACAAGGAATTGCATCCAGTTAAACCGGAATGGCTCCAAGCAAGGAGACCCGGTGAAGACGATGGTTGATGGCCATTGCGGTTCAGCGCCCGAAGGTTCGGTCGCATACGCTCAACATCCAAGTGGATTGATTTTCTGAACCCGCGTGAATCCGGGCTCAAGACGCCCGCACCTTGATTGATGGCCACACCAGCATTCAAGGTGCGTCCTGCATGTCCACCCGCCTGTCATACACCCCGGTGTACTGATGCGGGCCCGGCGTCCCCAGCCTTCTGGGGAAACGAGGAATGACCGGGCAGATCCAGCAAATCCTTCAGCCAAGCATCCAGCAAATCCATTTCCTCTGGACCAATCCACCCCTTCGCGATGAGTTCTCCATAGCAGGCCCGAATATTGGCCGTAATGGCCGCAGGCCCCTGGGGTAAATCCAAACGCTCCAAAGCCTCGGCGATGTGGCGATTATGCAGATAACCCGGCACTTCATCCCGGAAATCCACGATCAGGCTGTGCTCATTCCGTTCCTGCCAGACGGTGGCCGAGTGGAAAGAAAGCCCCCATCCACAGGTCCACAGGATGCGTTGGGCGACAAAGCTGCGCCAGATATCCGTCATCCGGAAGCTGCAATGGGCCGGGAGGTAGAGGAGGGGATAGACTTCGGGGAAGAACGTCGTGTTCTGGCTGTTGAACGGGCACCACTGGTTTTTTTGCAAAACCATGGGCCGGTCCTTGCGGAAGTTGAAGGGCAGGGGATAAAGCATGCGGTAGACGGCATCCACATCGGGATTTTCATCCGCCAAACCCTGTTGGATGGGACAAGCCCCGGAGAACGCGTTCGGCAGACGAGGCGGAACCGAGCCGGCCGAGCGAACGCCGTCCAGCGGATACCCCCTGGGATAAATAAAATCATCCGCGAAATGGCCATAGACATTGACCCATCCCGAGGCTTCCACCGCATCCCCATTCACCAAGCGGTTGCGCGGTGCCCAAAAATCAGGACGAGGAAAATTATCATCGTCGGTCTCGACAATAAACCGCGCCCCGCCCGCAATGGCCGCGAGGTAGGCAATGTTCTTCCGGGTATAGGAGCGGGTCGGACAAAGCCCGGCGTATTGGAACGGCATTTGCCTCTGCTGGTCAACGGAAAGGAACTCACAACCCGGCAGCAGAAAATGATCCGGGCTTTTGGTGTCACCCGCGACGATGAACCGGCAACCCGCACCCGCCGCACCCTGGGCCAGGGCGCGCAAAACGGGATTGGGCGCCGAAATCGAGGTGACGACCAGGGCCCCCTGCCCGAAAGGAATCGGATCCATGTTGCAACCAAGCTCAGTCATGATGTTTCATTCGATTTGGGGGCTCTTCCCCATCAGCCGCAACAGGAAGTAATGCCACAGGACCAGGAGGGAATTCTTGATGGCATTTTCGGAAACCCGCGGAGAAGGGGCGCGGTAGTGGATCGGCACCTCGATCAACCGGTGGTGCCGAAGCAAGTGGCGCACTTCCGTCTGATAAAAATGCGCCCGGGAGAGCAACGGATAGTCCACCAGTTTTTGCAGTACATTGCGATGGAAACCTTGGAAGCCCGAAGTCATATCGGCCAGCCTGGCCCCGAGCAGGATCTGTGCGGCCAGCGTGCCGCCCTTGGAAAGCAATCTCCTGCTCCAGGGGGAATCCGCCATCGATCCCCCGTTGATGTAACGGCTGCCGAAGGCGCATTCGTTGCCTTCGTTCAACACCCGGAGAAACATAGGCAGGGCCCGTGGGTCGTGCGCAAGGCCGGCATCCATCTCGATCACGATCTGATGACCGCGGGCCAAGGCCTCGCGGAAACCATGCAGGTAGGCATCCACCACATTCCTGTTGTCGGGTGCCCAGCAGGTGCGGAAACGGGGGTCTTTTTGTTCCCATTCGCGGCAGAGCTCCAGTGTCCGGTCT from Candidatus Methylacidiphilales bacterium encodes:
- the rfbG gene encoding CDP-glucose 4,6-dehydratase, whose translation is MSSLLNLNSQLQLTKTFLGKNVFVTGHTGFKGAWLCEWLLSLGAKVHGFSLPEPVSSPCLFDQLGLASRMNDRRGDIRDGASVKKTVLEISPDFVFHLAAQPLVRLSYSTPVETWETNVMGTIHVLEALRALQEAKAASLRGVSTSDSNLSKVTTVAVLITTDKVYENREWLHGYREVDPLGGHDPYSSSKGAAEIAIASWRNSFFEDEGLRASCFVASARAGNVIGGGDWAMDRIVPDAIRALASGHPVPVRNKISTRPWQHVLEPLSGYLLLAARLAASVDGVNAAAGGVEGFKGGIPSTSQPFNPSTAELCAAFNFGPHLESNKTVEELVEEILKHWPGTWEDRSDPNAPHEAGKLNLVWDKAHHLLGWSPRWDFATTLSQTVAWYRGVHEGGNPGELTRRQIREYHAPL
- a CDS encoding four helix bundle protein yields the protein MSRGFEDLEIWERAHKPTVYVCRVFIDCRFFALRGRILRTAISVPSKIAERAERNFPAEFARFVGIARGPLGELRSQLMIAWELAVATGAELETYLRERADFSHILYAFTRSLKTPDVLK
- the rfbF gene encoding glucose-1-phosphate cytidylyltransferase; translation: MKAVLLAGGLGTRLSEETSLKPKPMVQIGNYPILWHIMKIYSAHGIHDFVICAGYRGYLIKEYFANYFLHQSDVTFDMRDNKMEVHEKRTEPWRVTIVDTGEDTMTGGRLKRIAPYVQDGAFCMTYGDGVGDVDIKALIAFHKAHGKKATLTAVQPSGRFGALQLDGDEMVAFQEKPKGDGSWINGGFFVLDPSVLGHVEGDGTLWEKEPMERLAAEGQMRAFKHEGFWQPMDTLRDKNHLEELWNSGKAPWKVW
- a CDS encoding sugar nucleotide-binding protein; protein product: MILLLGASGYIGSAFQTHYRSRNLDFKAVSLTHSPDPRESLAKAIRELRPTFLVNCAGFTGKPNVDAAEDRKAECLEVNTHLPSMIAQICADHQLPWGHVSSGCIYTGSKSCGSGFSEEDPPNFDFRHNNCSFYSGSKALAEEVLKEAPNCFLWRLRIPFNEFDHPRNYLTKLMRYSRLLDVRNSISQVDDFVRACCETWSKRLPYGTYNMTNPGSVTTREVAALIEKYGLGRPGGFQFFESEDEFMQLAATTPRASCVLDSSKLATHGIVLREVHDSIEWCLKNWRPAAP
- a CDS encoding STELLO glycosyltransferase family protein, translated to MDPIPFGQGALVVTSISAPNPVLRALAQGAAGAGCRFIVAGDTKSPDHFLLPGCEFLSVDQQRQMPFQYAGLCPTRSYTRKNIAYLAAIAGGARFIVETDDDNFPRPDFWAPRNRLVNGDAVEASGWVNVYGHFADDFIYPRGYPLDGVRSAGSVPPRLPNAFSGACPIQQGLADENPDVDAVYRMLYPLPFNFRKDRPMVLQKNQWCPFNSQNTTFFPEVYPLLYLPAHCSFRMTDIWRSFVAQRILWTCGWGLSFHSATVWQERNEHSLIVDFRDEVPGYLHNRHIAEALERLDLPQGPAAITANIRACYGELIAKGWIGPEEMDLLDAWLKDLLDLPGHSSFPQKAGDAGPASVHRGV
- a CDS encoding glycosyltransferase, with the protein product MYSSIDWCVIVPMANEEADFEAFAAVLRGTLDQIGSGVVYFIVDHVSKDRTLELCREWEQKDPRFRTCWAPDNRNVVDAYLHGFREALARGHQIVIEMDAGLAHDPRALPMFLRVLNEGNECAFGSRYINGGSMADSPWSRRLLSKGGTLAAQILLGARLADMTSGFQGFHRNVLQKLVDYPLLSRAHFYQTEVRHLLRHHRLIEVPIHYRAPSPRVSENAIKNSLLVLWHYFLLRLMGKSPQIE